DNA sequence from the Thiobacillus sp. SCUT-2 genome:
TATGGCTATGCGAAAGTGCCGCCGGAGGTGAAGGCCAAGTGGGAAGGCCTCCTCTCGCGCTACCTGCAGGGGCGCGAAGCCTTGGTGGGCATGGTATTGATCATGGACGCGCGCCATCCGCTGACGCCGCTGGACCGCCAGATGCTCGAGTGGTTTGCGCCAACCGGCAAGCCCGTGCATATTCTGTTGTCAAAAGCCGACAAATTGTCCAACAACGAGAAGGCGCTGACGCTGCGTCGCGTGAAGGCCGAACTCGCGGAGCAGACGAACGTTTCCGTTCAGCTGTTTTCGAGCCTCTCCCGGCTGGGCGCGGACGAGGCAGCGGCCCTGATCGAGCACTGGCTTTCCGCCGCGGTGACGACGCATCCTGTCGTGGCGGGCTAGCGGACGCCCATAAAAAAGCCCCGATCAAGGGAGGGATCGGGGCCAAAAAATGCCTTAAGGGGATTAAGGCATCCCGCTCAGGGAGGAGAAGCGGGAGACGATGCAAGATCGTCTGCTCGATTGAGCGGATCGGCCTGGAAATAGTTCCACCGCCA
Encoded proteins:
- the yihA gene encoding ribosome biogenesis GTP-binding protein YihA/YsxC is translated as MTAKPVLNRAQFHTSVAQLRDLPYSRAEVAFAGRSNAGKSSAINLLTRKNRLAFTSKTPGRTQLINFFVLEPDTYLVDLPGYGYAKVPPEVKAKWEGLLSRYLQGREALVGMVLIMDARHPLTPLDRQMLEWFAPTGKPVHILLSKADKLSNNEKALTLRRVKAELAEQTNVSVQLFSSLSRLGADEAAALIEHWLSAAVTTHPVVAG